One genomic segment of Amycolatopsis sp. WQ 127309 includes these proteins:
- a CDS encoding TetR/AcrR family transcriptional regulator, with protein sequence MPPADEADDAQEPRSRRERPAKPALTRQGIIDTALGILRDEGLEKVTMRRVAAALDSGHASLYVYVRNTEDLHAQILDVLLGELRPSVTGPGTWRDRVKGLLSGYGQLLMRYPGIARMALSTQPSGPNYLALVDTVLALLQEGGVPDRAAAWGVDLLLLFPTAVAVEFSAPAAKTEKAAALSALATKITTVDAARYPHIAPLSAALVSGDGGSRGDWAFDVLLDGILAASPPPAPDQDLP encoded by the coding sequence ATGCCCCCCGCCGACGAAGCCGACGACGCCCAGGAACCCCGCAGCCGCCGTGAGCGGCCGGCGAAACCCGCCCTGACCAGGCAGGGGATCATCGACACCGCGCTCGGCATCCTGCGCGACGAAGGCCTGGAGAAGGTGACGATGCGTCGCGTCGCCGCCGCGCTCGACTCGGGGCACGCCTCGCTCTACGTCTACGTCCGGAACACCGAAGACCTGCACGCGCAGATCCTCGACGTGCTCCTCGGCGAGCTTCGGCCGTCGGTCACCGGCCCCGGCACCTGGCGCGATCGGGTGAAGGGGCTGCTGTCCGGCTACGGGCAGCTGCTGATGCGCTATCCGGGGATCGCCCGGATGGCGCTGTCCACGCAACCCAGCGGCCCGAACTACCTGGCGCTGGTCGACACCGTTCTCGCGCTGCTCCAGGAGGGTGGCGTGCCCGACCGGGCCGCGGCCTGGGGTGTCGACCTGCTCCTGCTGTTCCCCACCGCGGTCGCCGTCGAGTTCAGCGCCCCGGCCGCCAAGACCGAGAAAGCCGCCGCGTTGTCGGCGCTCGCCACGAAGATCACCACGGTGGACGCGGCGCGCTATCCGCACATCGCTCCGCTCAGCGCCGCGCTCGTCTCCGGCGACGGCGGCTCCCGCGGTGACTGGGCCTTCGACGTCCTGCTCGACGGCATCCTCGCCGCGAGCCCCCCTCCCGCACCGGATCAGGACCTCCCATGA
- a CDS encoding arabinofuranosidase catalytic domain-containing protein: MHRVSGRRLLATLTTTLLVLGTMLGLATTSQAAGSLPCDIYGAAGTQCVAAHSTTRALYSAYAGNLYRVQRASDHAEANIGLLATGGYANAAAQDTFCAGTTCTITVIYDQSPRHNDLTVEGPGTAGGQDVAAIASALPVTAGGHKVYGVYVSPGTGYRHYVGAGVAVNGQPEGMYMVASGTHVNGGCCFDYGNVEAQIADTGNGHMDAVNLGTTCYFPPCTGIGPWVAGDLENGLFQGNRSNTANRGNATPFVTALLKNNGQTTFALKGGNSQSGGLTTWYNGALPSGGYTPMHQEGSIVLGTGGDNSNASIGSFFEGVMTAGYPTDAADDAVQSNVVSVGYSGSTGTPPYAAPVSGPGGKCLDVAGDDTGTNGTAAQLWDCQANASDQHWAHNADSSLSTLGRCLDVVGNGTTNGALLELWDCNGVGGQKWVQQADGSLRNPQSGRCVDAPNGATANGTRLQLWDCNGAAAQKFSVTGGGPITGPGGKCVDVAGDDHGVNGTGVQLWDCQSFAVDQHWFHLSSGALRTLGRCLDIVGNGTANGAQVELWDCNGVGGQGWTQQADGSLRNPQSGRCLDSPSGATGNGTRLQIWDCNGSAAQKFPLI; encoded by the coding sequence GTGCACCGCGTTTCCGGCCGAAGACTTCTCGCCACGCTCACCACGACGCTGCTCGTCCTCGGGACGATGCTCGGCCTGGCCACCACCTCGCAGGCCGCCGGTTCCCTGCCCTGCGACATCTACGGCGCCGCGGGCACCCAGTGCGTCGCCGCGCACAGCACCACACGCGCCCTGTATTCGGCCTACGCCGGCAACCTCTACCGCGTGCAGCGCGCCTCCGACCACGCCGAGGCGAACATCGGCCTGCTCGCCACCGGCGGGTACGCCAACGCCGCCGCGCAGGACACCTTCTGCGCCGGGACGACGTGCACCATCACGGTGATCTACGACCAGTCCCCGCGCCACAACGACCTCACCGTCGAAGGCCCGGGCACCGCGGGCGGGCAGGACGTCGCCGCGATCGCGTCCGCGCTGCCGGTCACCGCGGGCGGGCACAAGGTCTACGGCGTCTACGTCTCCCCCGGCACCGGGTACCGGCACTACGTCGGCGCCGGTGTCGCGGTCAACGGCCAGCCCGAAGGCATGTACATGGTCGCCAGCGGCACGCACGTCAACGGCGGCTGCTGCTTCGACTACGGCAACGTCGAGGCGCAGATCGCCGACACCGGCAACGGCCACATGGACGCGGTGAACCTCGGCACCACGTGCTACTTCCCGCCCTGCACCGGCATCGGGCCGTGGGTGGCGGGCGACCTGGAGAACGGGCTGTTCCAGGGCAACCGCTCCAACACCGCCAACCGCGGCAACGCCACGCCGTTCGTCACGGCGCTCCTGAAGAACAACGGCCAGACGACGTTCGCGCTCAAGGGCGGCAACTCCCAGAGCGGCGGCCTCACCACCTGGTACAACGGCGCGCTGCCGTCAGGCGGGTACACGCCGATGCACCAGGAGGGCTCGATCGTCCTGGGCACCGGCGGGGACAACAGCAACGCGTCCATCGGCTCGTTCTTCGAGGGCGTGATGACCGCGGGCTACCCGACCGACGCCGCGGACGACGCCGTCCAGTCCAATGTGGTCTCCGTCGGCTACTCGGGTTCCACCGGAACACCGCCGTACGCGGCCCCGGTGTCCGGCCCCGGCGGCAAGTGCCTCGACGTCGCCGGCGACGACACCGGCACCAACGGCACCGCGGCGCAGCTGTGGGACTGCCAGGCGAACGCGTCCGACCAGCACTGGGCGCACAATGCGGACTCGTCACTGTCCACTTTGGGCAGATGCCTCGACGTCGTCGGCAACGGGACGACGAACGGCGCGTTGCTGGAACTGTGGGACTGCAACGGCGTCGGCGGCCAGAAGTGGGTGCAGCAGGCCGACGGCTCGCTGCGCAACCCGCAGTCCGGCCGCTGCGTCGACGCGCCGAACGGCGCCACGGCCAACGGCACCCGGCTGCAGCTGTGGGACTGCAACGGCGCGGCGGCGCAGAAGTTCTCCGTCACCGGCGGCGGCCCGATCACCGGCCCCGGCGGCAAGTGCGTCGACGTGGCCGGCGACGACCACGGCGTCAACGGCACCGGCGTGCAGCTGTGGGACTGCCAGTCCTTCGCCGTGGACCAGCACTGGTTCCACCTGTCGAGCGGCGCGCTGCGGACGTTGGGCCGCTGCCTGGACATCGTGGGCAACGGCACGGCCAACGGCGCCCAGGTCGAGCTGTGGGACTGCAACGGCGTCGGCGGCCAGGGCTGGACGCAGCAGGCGGACGGCTCGCTGCGCAACCCGCAGTCCGGCCGCTGCCTGGACTCCCCGAGCGGCGCCACGGGCAACGGCACGCGGCTGCAGATCTGGGACTGCAATGGGTCGGCGGCCCAGAAGTTCCCGCTGATCTGA
- a CDS encoding beta-1,3-glucanase family protein: MPTIARPRRRRGPGTRLTTLAAALAVAALGFTAPAAHAADPLISQGKAVTASSVENAGTPATAAVDGNTGTRWSSQFSDPQWIQVDLGGAATVSQVVLRWEAAYATAFQIQVSANGSSWSTVYQTTTGTGGVQTLNVTGSGRYVRLYTTARATPYGVSLFEFQVFGTGGGTTTPPPGSGVPPDSFWGDTSTIPAARNVLTVKVLNRTNGKYPDSQVFWNFGGQTHSIAEQPYIDMPANSAGRMYFYLGTPNGQYADFIEFTVGPDVFNGNTTRVDAFALKLAMRLHAHDGYDVQVGDDYGTFQEDRAATFARFQAEVPTEFKGLATVNAPYRIPAPGSAPDFRAGGQYANYFTAYAQSVGVNEPTSNITGCAGSLAGNPNMCAALNRHTAQLPASQQQDPANYYKAAPANYYAKYWHDHGINHLAYGFPYDDVAGQSSFVSHGDPQWLEVAVGW, translated from the coding sequence ATGCCCACGATTGCCCGTCCGCGGCGCCGCCGCGGACCCGGTACCCGGTTGACGACGCTGGCGGCGGCGCTCGCCGTCGCCGCGCTCGGCTTCACCGCCCCCGCGGCGCACGCGGCGGATCCGCTGATCTCCCAAGGGAAAGCCGTCACGGCGTCCTCGGTGGAGAACGCCGGCACACCCGCCACCGCCGCGGTGGACGGCAACACCGGCACCCGCTGGTCGTCGCAGTTCAGCGATCCACAGTGGATCCAGGTCGACCTCGGCGGGGCGGCGACCGTCAGCCAGGTCGTGCTGCGCTGGGAGGCCGCGTACGCCACGGCGTTCCAGATCCAGGTGTCCGCCAACGGGTCCAGCTGGTCCACTGTGTACCAGACGACCACCGGCACCGGCGGCGTGCAGACGCTGAACGTGACCGGCTCCGGCCGGTACGTGCGGCTCTACACCACCGCGCGCGCCACGCCCTACGGCGTCTCGCTGTTCGAGTTCCAGGTCTTCGGCACCGGCGGCGGCACGACCACCCCGCCGCCCGGCTCCGGCGTCCCGCCCGACTCCTTCTGGGGTGACACGAGCACCATCCCGGCCGCGCGGAACGTGCTCACCGTGAAGGTCCTCAACCGGACCAACGGCAAGTACCCGGACAGCCAGGTGTTCTGGAACTTCGGCGGCCAGACCCACTCGATCGCCGAGCAGCCCTACATCGACATGCCGGCCAACTCGGCCGGGCGGATGTACTTCTACCTCGGCACCCCGAACGGCCAGTACGCCGACTTCATCGAGTTCACCGTCGGCCCGGACGTCTTCAACGGCAACACCACCCGGGTGGACGCGTTCGCGCTGAAGCTGGCCATGCGGCTGCACGCCCACGACGGCTACGACGTGCAGGTCGGCGACGACTACGGCACCTTCCAGGAGGACCGCGCGGCCACGTTCGCCCGGTTCCAGGCCGAGGTGCCGACCGAGTTCAAGGGCCTGGCCACGGTGAACGCGCCGTACCGGATCCCGGCGCCGGGCAGCGCGCCCGACTTCCGCGCGGGCGGGCAGTACGCGAACTACTTCACCGCCTACGCCCAGTCGGTCGGGGTCAACGAGCCGACGTCGAACATCACCGGGTGCGCCGGCTCGCTGGCCGGGAACCCGAACATGTGCGCGGCGCTGAACCGGCACACCGCGCAGCTGCCGGCGTCGCAGCAGCAGGACCCGGCGAACTACTACAAGGCCGCCCCGGCGAACTACTACGCGAAGTACTGGCACGACCACGGCATCAACCACCTGGCGTACGGCTTCCCGTACGACGACGTGGCCGGCCAGTCCTCGTTCGTCTCGCACGGCGACCCGCAGTGGCTGGAGGTCGCTGTCGGCTGGTGA
- a CDS encoding YeiH family protein, giving the protein MTTPTDTTARSGGLTAIPVLRYLPGLLLLVAVGIVGTLAQNGVRSIGKATGTALPDLEYVLWAIILGLLIRNTIGVPAVFRPGVATYEFWLKIGIVLLGARFVLGDLAKLGGLSLGLILIDMAVATTVILLVGKAFKLGGKLSSLLAIGTSICGVSAIIAGRGSIDADDEDSGYAIAAILALGAVALFTFPLIGHALNLTDTQFGLWAGLAVDNTAETTATGAAYSPHAQDVAVAVKSTRNALIGLVVLGYAAYWSTRGGKAVASGLKGRAGFVWRTFPKFVLGFIVVSALATAHVFSKADVTSLGNLSKWAFLLCFAGVGLNFDFREMARSGFRPLVVAALGLVVVAACSLGLVLLTSQWFTL; this is encoded by the coding sequence ATGACGACGCCGACCGACACCACCGCCCGAAGCGGCGGGCTGACGGCGATCCCCGTCCTGCGCTACCTCCCCGGCCTGCTGCTGCTCGTCGCGGTCGGCATCGTGGGAACGCTGGCGCAGAACGGGGTGCGCAGCATCGGCAAGGCGACCGGCACCGCGCTGCCCGACCTCGAGTACGTGCTGTGGGCGATCATCCTCGGGCTGCTCATCCGCAACACCATCGGCGTCCCGGCCGTGTTCCGCCCGGGCGTCGCGACCTACGAGTTCTGGCTGAAGATCGGCATCGTGCTGCTCGGCGCCCGGTTCGTGCTGGGCGACCTGGCCAAGCTCGGCGGCCTGAGCCTCGGCCTGATCCTCATCGACATGGCCGTCGCCACCACGGTGATCCTCCTGGTGGGCAAGGCGTTCAAGCTCGGCGGGAAACTGTCGTCGCTGCTGGCCATCGGCACGTCCATCTGCGGCGTCTCGGCGATCATCGCGGGCCGGGGCTCCATCGACGCCGACGACGAGGACTCCGGGTACGCCATCGCCGCGATCCTCGCGCTGGGCGCCGTCGCGCTGTTCACCTTCCCGCTGATCGGGCACGCGCTGAACCTGACCGACACGCAGTTCGGGCTGTGGGCGGGCCTGGCCGTGGACAACACCGCGGAGACGACGGCGACCGGCGCGGCCTACTCGCCACACGCCCAGGACGTCGCCGTCGCGGTGAAGAGCACCCGGAACGCGCTGATCGGCCTGGTCGTGCTCGGGTACGCGGCCTACTGGTCGACCCGCGGCGGCAAGGCCGTCGCGAGTGGGCTGAAGGGCCGCGCCGGGTTCGTGTGGCGCACGTTCCCCAAGTTCGTGCTCGGCTTCATCGTGGTGTCCGCGCTGGCCACCGCGCACGTCTTTTCGAAGGCCGACGTCACCAGCCTCGGCAACCTGTCGAAGTGGGCGTTCCTGCTGTGCTTCGCCGGTGTGGGCCTGAACTTCGACTTCCGGGAGATGGCCCGCAGCGGCTTCCGCCCGCTCGTCGTCGCGGCGCTGGGCCTGGTCGTCGTGGCCGCGTGCTCGCTCGGGCTCGTGCTGCTGACGTCCCAGTGGTTCACGCTCTAG
- a CDS encoding LysR family transcriptional regulator, translating into MRLEIRHLELVVEVAEAGSLRRAAARLHLSQPAVTTQLKRIEQFVGGALFLRSPEGVVPTHTGAELIRDARNLLRQFDALQRTARVNAASESGAPVKVGGIPAQQFSLLVNALTAMLPRREVTSRTIRETGTLTALLRSGELDVAVLRQFSGFPVSPPDGVEHRLLVREPFFIGVSRRHPLAERGEIELADLADEKWVMPDPDDSGMNEYFARVCAAAGFEQRIAHLTTEAHVAFALTAENRGICLLYPIGTARDGVATLSLAGTPLSRDLVLAWRKDSRLASLVDEVCAKIEHDYLALVEASRFYRKWWHGGGSAFALP; encoded by the coding sequence ATGCGTCTGGAGATCCGGCACCTGGAACTCGTCGTCGAGGTGGCGGAAGCCGGCAGCCTGCGACGCGCCGCCGCGCGGCTGCACCTGAGCCAGCCGGCCGTGACGACGCAGCTCAAGCGCATCGAGCAGTTCGTCGGCGGCGCGTTGTTCCTCCGCTCCCCCGAAGGCGTGGTGCCGACGCACACCGGCGCGGAACTGATCCGGGACGCGCGCAACCTGCTGCGCCAGTTCGACGCGCTGCAGCGCACCGCCCGGGTGAACGCCGCGAGCGAGTCCGGCGCGCCGGTGAAGGTGGGCGGGATCCCGGCGCAGCAGTTCAGCCTGCTGGTCAACGCCCTGACCGCGATGCTGCCGCGCCGCGAGGTCACCAGCCGCACGATCCGCGAAACCGGGACGCTCACGGCGTTGCTGCGCTCCGGCGAGCTGGATGTCGCGGTGCTGCGCCAGTTTTCGGGGTTCCCGGTGAGCCCGCCCGACGGCGTCGAACACCGGTTGCTGGTGCGGGAGCCGTTCTTCATCGGCGTCTCGCGGCGGCATCCGCTCGCCGAGCGCGGCGAGATCGAGCTGGCCGACCTCGCCGACGAGAAGTGGGTCATGCCCGACCCGGACGACAGCGGGATGAACGAGTACTTCGCCCGGGTCTGCGCGGCGGCCGGGTTCGAGCAGCGCATCGCGCACCTCACCACCGAGGCGCACGTCGCGTTCGCGCTCACCGCCGAGAACCGGGGCATCTGCCTGCTCTACCCGATCGGCACGGCCCGCGACGGGGTCGCGACGCTGTCGCTGGCCGGCACGCCGCTCTCGCGCGACCTGGTTCTCGCGTGGCGCAAGGACTCCCGGCTGGCGTCGCTCGTGGACGAGGTGTGCGCCAAGATCGAGCACGACTACCTCGCGCTCGTCGAGGCTTCGCGGTTCTACCGGAAGTGGTGGCACGGCGGCGGTTCCGCGTTCGCCCTCCCGTGA
- a CDS encoding SgcJ/EcaC family oxidoreductase, whose translation MTDEEIRALWHTMTAGWARGDAARFASVFAADVDFVNVRGEALSGRDAVESGHARLFATAYRGTTLSASVTLIRRLAPDLSLVHATSEIAPAGVVTHAQAVVRHTGAPEITAFHNMIPKGPPR comes from the coding sequence GTGACGGACGAAGAGATCCGCGCGTTGTGGCACACCATGACGGCCGGGTGGGCCCGCGGTGACGCCGCGCGGTTCGCGTCGGTCTTCGCCGCCGACGTCGACTTCGTGAACGTCCGCGGCGAAGCGCTTTCCGGGCGGGACGCCGTCGAATCGGGCCACGCGCGGCTCTTCGCCACGGCTTATCGCGGGACGACGTTGTCGGCGTCGGTGACGCTGATCCGCCGGCTCGCGCCTGATCTCTCCCTGGTGCACGCGACGTCGGAGATCGCGCCCGCCGGCGTCGTGACGCACGCCCAGGCCGTGGTCCGGCACACCGGCGCTCCCGAAATCACCGCCTTCCACAACATGATCCCGAAGGGACCCCCTCGATGA
- a CDS encoding VOC family protein, protein MTRPRLRHLAFVVQDAERMAAFYCEQFGMDLFHTDPDGSRFVTDGYLNLALIQQRLDGDVATGFNHFGFQVADVPPVADRLAEAGVPRPVLRGGDRPFAEYRAIDPEGNWFDLSEHGFLPPGINTEAG, encoded by the coding sequence ATGACCCGCCCCCGGCTGCGGCACCTCGCGTTCGTCGTCCAGGACGCCGAGCGGATGGCCGCGTTCTACTGCGAGCAGTTCGGCATGGACCTGTTCCACACCGACCCCGACGGCAGCCGCTTCGTCACCGACGGGTACCTCAACCTGGCGCTCATCCAGCAGCGGCTGGACGGCGACGTCGCGACCGGCTTCAACCACTTCGGCTTCCAGGTCGCCGACGTCCCGCCGGTCGCGGACCGCCTCGCCGAGGCCGGCGTGCCGCGGCCCGTCCTGCGCGGCGGTGACCGCCCGTTCGCCGAGTACCGGGCGATCGATCCCGAGGGGAACTGGTTCGACCTGTCCGAGCACGGTTTCCTGCCGCCCGGCATCAACACCGAAGCGGGGTGA
- a CDS encoding NAD(P)-dependent alcohol dehydrogenase: MLSTSMRLATYDRYGPPEVLSVTTAPVPRPRPGEVLVRVRAVSVNGGESTVRAGKLRPFTGRKFPKGVGVDLAGEVVEPGTSRFAAGDRVWGVLGRRLGSAAEYVALPADRLDHVPAGLDVVQAVALAVGTTAITALRDLAALAPGERLLVRGATGGVGYIAVQLGKAMGAHVTGLASAGNLDLVRELGADEAIDYRAPGKLGRFDVVLDTVGTDLPAFRRLLTPRGRMVTIAFEPGRPVRSLGYIAANALRRRRWIRFFSGNPTTPLLAELGRWVAAGAIRPQVDRVFPLADIAAAHGALERGGVRGKIVVDLS, from the coding sequence ATGCTATCCACTTCGATGCGGCTCGCGACCTACGACCGCTACGGACCGCCTGAGGTCCTGTCCGTGACCACGGCGCCGGTGCCCCGGCCGCGCCCGGGCGAGGTCCTGGTCCGGGTGCGCGCGGTGTCGGTCAACGGCGGCGAATCCACCGTGCGCGCGGGGAAACTGCGGCCGTTCACCGGCCGGAAGTTCCCCAAGGGTGTCGGGGTCGACCTGGCCGGCGAGGTCGTCGAGCCGGGGACCAGCCGGTTTGCGGCGGGCGACCGGGTCTGGGGCGTGCTGGGCCGGCGGCTGGGGTCGGCCGCGGAGTACGTCGCCCTGCCGGCCGACCGGCTGGACCACGTCCCGGCCGGGCTCGACGTGGTGCAGGCGGTCGCGCTGGCCGTCGGGACCACGGCGATCACGGCGTTGCGCGACCTGGCCGCCCTCGCGCCCGGCGAGCGGCTGCTCGTCCGCGGCGCGACCGGCGGCGTCGGCTACATCGCCGTCCAGCTCGGCAAGGCGATGGGCGCGCACGTCACCGGCTTGGCGAGCGCGGGCAACCTCGACCTGGTGCGGGAGCTGGGCGCCGACGAGGCGATCGACTACCGCGCGCCCGGGAAGCTGGGCCGCTTCGACGTCGTCCTCGACACGGTCGGCACCGATCTGCCCGCCTTCCGCCGGCTGCTCACGCCGCGGGGACGGATGGTCACGATCGCGTTCGAGCCCGGGCGCCCGGTCCGCTCCCTGGGCTACATCGCGGCGAACGCGCTGCGCCGGCGTCGGTGGATCCGCTTCTTCAGCGGCAACCCGACCACACCACTGCTGGCGGAGCTGGGCCGCTGGGTCGCCGCGGGGGCGATCCGCCCCCAGGTCGACCGGGTGTTCCCGCTGGCCGACATCGCCGCAGCACACGGCGCGCTGGAACGGGGCGGGGTGCGCGGCAAGATCGTCGTCGACCTGTCCTGA
- a CDS encoding VOC family protein: MSSLRQVQITFDCADPERVARFWCEVLGYVVPPPPKGFDTWDDFDRSLPAERQGSAFACVDPTGEGPRLFFQRVPEGKVVKNRVHLDVRVGTGLVGDERLAALQAESARLVALGAVQERVLRADGFNESCIGMQDVEGNEFCLD, from the coding sequence ATGAGTTCGCTCCGGCAGGTACAGATCACTTTCGACTGCGCGGATCCCGAGCGCGTCGCCCGGTTCTGGTGCGAGGTGCTGGGCTACGTCGTCCCGCCGCCGCCGAAGGGGTTCGACACCTGGGACGACTTCGACCGCTCGCTGCCGGCCGAGCGTCAGGGCTCGGCGTTCGCCTGCGTCGATCCCACGGGGGAGGGCCCGCGCTTGTTCTTCCAGCGCGTTCCCGAAGGCAAGGTCGTCAAAAACCGGGTGCACCTCGACGTGCGCGTCGGCACCGGGCTCGTGGGGGACGAGCGGCTCGCCGCCCTCCAGGCCGAGAGCGCCCGGCTGGTCGCGCTCGGCGCGGTCCAGGAGCGGGTGCTGCGGGCCGACGGCTTCAACGAGTCGTGCATCGGTATGCAAGACGTCGAGGGCAACGAGTTCTGCCTGGACTGA
- a CDS encoding TetR/AcrR family transcriptional regulator translates to MKTERRDEIVDAAMALAQEKGLGAVSMRAVAGRLELTPMALYGYFRGKDDLLDAIVGRLLGLLPEPDPAAPPLERLSLLAGGVRVLAKEHPAVVTLLFTRPSVTEDAVVAVDRIYQALLDAGVPDAHVARLERLLTTFVLGFVISETQGRFSDGNRDMRSRRALLGPAELPAHHRLGPLLDPQVDWDTEFATDLADLVTVIERVAAR, encoded by the coding sequence ATGAAAACCGAGCGGCGCGACGAGATCGTCGACGCGGCGATGGCCCTGGCCCAGGAGAAGGGGCTCGGCGCGGTGTCGATGCGGGCCGTCGCCGGCCGGCTCGAACTGACGCCGATGGCCCTCTACGGCTACTTCCGCGGCAAGGACGACCTGCTCGACGCGATCGTCGGCCGGCTGCTCGGCCTGCTGCCGGAGCCCGATCCGGCCGCGCCGCCGCTCGAGCGGCTCAGCCTGCTCGCGGGCGGGGTGCGGGTCCTCGCCAAGGAACACCCCGCCGTGGTGACCCTGCTCTTCACCCGGCCGTCGGTCACCGAAGACGCCGTCGTCGCGGTCGACCGGATCTACCAGGCGCTGCTGGACGCGGGGGTCCCCGACGCCCACGTCGCCCGCCTCGAACGGCTGCTGACCACGTTCGTGCTGGGGTTCGTCATTTCCGAGACCCAGGGCCGGTTTTCCGACGGCAACCGGGACATGCGCTCACGCCGCGCGTTGCTCGGCCCGGCGGAACTGCCCGCCCACCACCGCCTCGGCCCGCTGCTCGACCCCCAGGTCGACTGGGACACCGAGTTCGCCACCGACCTCGCCGACCTCGTCACGGTGATCGAGCGGGTCGCCGCCCGCTGA
- a CDS encoding ABC transporter ATP-binding protein: MLEVTDLVKHYGETRALAGFTLRAEPGEVVGLVGHNGAGKTTFARLVAGLATPDAGEVRIGGRAPKAARALLGFAPQEPALYPDVTVAETLRLFGGLAGLRRRALAEAVDRIADALLLTAFLHRRVGVLSGGQQRRTQAATAMLHRPRLLLLDEPTAGVDPQTRAALLTAVRAAAADGAAVVYTTHYLPELTELGATLAVAKGGRVIARGTAADLLGGLPGEILLSTDDGEIRVAATDPGAALAGVLATTSAHVRDVELRRPTLDDLYRAVAHE, translated from the coding sequence ATGCTCGAAGTCACCGATCTGGTGAAGCACTACGGCGAGACCCGCGCGTTGGCCGGGTTCACGCTGCGCGCCGAGCCCGGCGAGGTGGTCGGCCTGGTCGGCCACAACGGCGCCGGCAAGACGACGTTCGCCCGGCTGGTGGCCGGCCTGGCCACGCCGGACGCCGGCGAGGTGCGGATCGGCGGCCGGGCGCCGAAAGCGGCCCGGGCCCTGCTCGGCTTCGCCCCGCAAGAACCCGCGCTCTACCCCGACGTCACCGTCGCCGAGACGCTCCGGCTCTTCGGCGGCCTGGCCGGGCTGCGCCGCCGCGCGCTGGCCGAGGCCGTCGACCGGATCGCCGACGCGTTGCTGCTCACGGCGTTCCTGCACCGGCGGGTCGGCGTGCTGTCGGGCGGTCAGCAACGGCGGACGCAGGCGGCGACGGCGATGCTGCACCGGCCCCGCCTGCTGCTGCTCGACGAACCCACCGCGGGCGTCGACCCGCAGACCCGGGCCGCGCTGCTCACCGCCGTCCGCGCCGCGGCCGCCGACGGCGCGGCGGTCGTCTACACCACCCACTACCTGCCCGAGCTCACCGAACTGGGCGCGACCCTCGCGGTCGCCAAGGGCGGCCGGGTGATCGCCCGCGGCACCGCGGCGGACCTGCTCGGCGGCCTGCCCGGCGAGATCCTGCTCAGCACCGACGACGGCGAGATCCGCGTCGCCGCCACCGATCCCGGGGCGGCGCTGGCGGGCGTGCTGGCGACGACGTCCGCGCACGTCCGCGACGTCGAGCTGCGCCGGCCGACCCTCGACGACCTCTACCGGGCGGTGGCGCATGAGTAG
- a CDS encoding ABC transporter permease, whose translation MSRFSVLVHHNAVLRLRDPGHLISYAVMPMVLMLVFKPLFAASIADGATQAVLGLLVMFTVLALSIVGTALLSERTWHTWDRLRATPATAVELLAGKAVPVFTVLVLQQALLLVFGHYVVGMPAPLSPVLLGFAVLVWSLTLLAVGTAVATLVRSHGELSAVCDVGSLVVSSLGGALIPAAMLPGWAHTIAPISPGYWAMTMLRGAVEGHSGAVFRAAAVLGGLAVVAGAVAVVRLERGLSRLRG comes from the coding sequence ATGAGTAGGTTTTCGGTGCTGGTGCACCACAACGCGGTGCTGCGGCTGCGCGATCCCGGTCACCTGATCAGTTACGCGGTGATGCCGATGGTGCTGATGCTGGTGTTCAAGCCGCTCTTCGCCGCGTCGATCGCCGACGGCGCCACCCAGGCCGTGCTCGGCCTGCTGGTGATGTTCACCGTCCTCGCACTGTCCATTGTGGGCACGGCGCTGCTGTCGGAGCGGACGTGGCACACGTGGGACCGGCTGCGTGCCACCCCGGCGACGGCGGTGGAACTGCTGGCGGGCAAGGCGGTGCCCGTGTTCACCGTCCTGGTGCTGCAGCAGGCTCTGCTGCTGGTGTTCGGGCACTACGTCGTGGGCATGCCCGCACCGCTGTCGCCGGTGCTGCTCGGGTTCGCGGTGCTCGTCTGGAGCCTGACGCTGCTGGCCGTCGGCACCGCGGTGGCGACGCTCGTGCGCAGCCACGGCGAGCTGTCGGCGGTCTGCGACGTCGGCTCGCTGGTCGTCTCCTCGCTCGGCGGCGCGTTGATCCCGGCCGCGATGCTGCCGGGCTGGGCGCACACGATCGCGCCGATCTCGCCCGGCTACTGGGCGATGACGATGCTGCGTGGCGCCGTCGAAGGGCACTCCGGTGCCGTCTTCCGCGCGGCCGCGGTCCTCGGCGGGCTGGCCGTCGTCGCCGGGGCCGTTGCCGTGGTGCGGCTGGAGCGCGGCCTGAGCCGGCTGCGGGGGTGA